CGGCGCGGCGCCGGCGTCGCGGCTTTCTGAGAGGCGGACGGACATGGCCAAGGAAGAAGGAATCAGCGTCGAGGGCACGGTCATGGAAGCCCTGCCCAACGCGATGTTCAAGGTCCAGCTGGAGAACGACCACGTGGTGCTGGCCCACGTTTCGGGCAAGATGCGCATGCATTTCATCCGCATCCTGCCGGGCGACAAGGTGACGGTGGAGTTGAGTCCCTACGACCTGACCCGGGGCCGCATCACCTACCGCTACAAGTAGATCCGGACTACTGGAGCCGGACTACCAGATCCGGACAGGCAAGGTCGGGCGCGGCGCAGTCGGCGTCCCGAGCAGGAGGAAGAGACGATGAAGGTTCGCAGTTCGGTCAAGAAGATCTGCCCGAAGTGCAAGGTGATCCGGCGCAACGGCGTCGTGCGTGTGATCTGCGTCACGCGCCGTCACAACCAGCGTCAGGGTTAGCCGGAGAGGATCCCCCGGACGACGGCGTCCACTGTCCGGAACCGGGATCGCAACAGGACGAAAGGAGCCATGGTGGCACGTATTGCCGGTGTGGATATTCCGAACAACAAGAGGATTGCGACGTCGCTGACGTACATCTACGGCATCGGTACCTACCGGGCCCAGGAGATCTGTACGAAGGCGAACATCGACCCCGAGACCAAGACCCGCGACCTGACCGAAGAGCAGACGCGTGGGATCATCGGGATCCTCGACAAGGAATATCAGGTCGAAGGTACCCTGCGTACCGAAGTCGCGATGAACATCCAGCGTCTCATGGACATCGGATGCTATCGGGGTCTGCGGCACAGGCGCAAGCTGCCCTGCCGGGGCCAGAACACGAAGAACAACGCCCGTACCCGCAAAGGTCCGAAGGGCCGTCCCGGCGGCAAGAAGTAGCCGGGCGGCGTTTGCTTGACGGCGCTCCGGCGCCAGGAGGTTGAAAGTGGCTACTGCCAAGGACAAGAGGGGCAAGGCGAAGTCCAAGAAGAAGAAGCTCGACAGCGTGGGCGTGGCCCACGTCAAGAGCAGCTTCAACAACACCCTGATCACCATGACCGATCTGCAGGGCAACGTGATCACCTGGTCGTCCGGCGGACACCAGGGTCGCTACAAGGGCAGCCGGAAGTCGACCGCGTTCGCGGCGCAGCTGGCGGCCCGGTTCTGCGCGCAGGAAGTCCTCGCGGGCGGCATGCGCAAGGTCGAGGTGTGGGTGAAGGGTCCGGGCTCGGGGCGGGAAGCCGCCGTGCGCTCGCTCAAGGCCGAGGGCCTCGAGGTGACCCGGATCAAGGACTGCACCGCCATCCCGCACAACGGCTGCCGGCCCACCAAGCGGCGGCGGCTGTAATCTTCAAATTTACGTGGTCGGCCCCGGATGAGAACCGCAGCCGGCCAGGAGGTTCACAAGAATGGCTAGGTAC
This region of bacterium genomic DNA includes:
- the rpsK gene encoding 30S ribosomal protein S11, which encodes MATAKDKRGKAKSKKKKLDSVGVAHVKSSFNNTLITMTDLQGNVITWSSGGHQGRYKGSRKSTAFAAQLAARFCAQEVLAGGMRKVEVWVKGPGSGREAAVRSLKAEGLEVTRIKDCTAIPHNGCRPTKRRRL
- the rpsM gene encoding 30S ribosomal protein S13, producing MARIAGVDIPNNKRIATSLTYIYGIGTYRAQEICTKANIDPETKTRDLTEEQTRGIIGILDKEYQVEGTLRTEVAMNIQRLMDIGCYRGLRHRRKLPCRGQNTKNNARTRKGPKGRPGGKK
- the infA gene encoding translation initiation factor IF-1, whose translation is MAKEEGISVEGTVMEALPNAMFKVQLENDHVVLAHVSGKMRMHFIRILPGDKVTVELSPYDLTRGRITYRYK
- the rpmJ gene encoding 50S ribosomal protein L36, with the translated sequence MKVRSSVKKICPKCKVIRRNGVVRVICVTRRHNQRQG